attaaaaacTTTCGAAGCAAGAAACCAAATATGGAAAGgagtaagaagaagaaaaaaaccacCCACCAGATGTTccagaaacaaatcaaaactaaaataaaactgaattcgGTGTCAAATTGAGAGTAATTCAGCAAATTAGTAGGTGCACAAATGTATAATACGATAATAAATGAACTTTTCCACTGTGTACTATTTCTGCTCAAAGGTCACCGGCCGAGTTGTTTTCCCCTTATTGACTCTTCACATGGCTTATCATGtgttatattgtatttttggcCACATTGGTACACCCTGACTGAACCACAAAAACAGCTCTAGACCAAAAAGACAGGGGTGTCCACACACCTGTGACCTTATAGTGTAGCTTTCAACACTGTTTATCCAGTATTTGTCAGTTCAAGgtgcacaaaatataaatgggATATGAAAAAACGAAAGGTGAGACTTATCGCTGTACAATGGTTTCTGTATTTCCTACTGTACGTTCTGCTGTTTCAGCTGGGTGGAGGCTGTGAGCTGGCGATGATGTGTGACATAATCTACGCTGGAGAGAAGGCGCAGTTCGGCCAACCAGAGATCCTGTTGGGGACCATTCCTGGTAAAGACTCGTTAGTATTTACTTTCCTTCCTGTTCTGACTTGACTTCCTTATACAAAGATTACCAGGTTACCAGATTCTTGCTTTCGGAGTTCATGACATGTGTCTACCTGCAGGGTCGGGGGGCACCCAGCGACTGACCCGTGCGGTGGGCAAATCCCTGGCTATGGAGATGGTACTTACAGGAGACAGAATCAATGCGCAAGACGCCAAGCAATCAGGTAACAGCAGTGTTGGAACACACATTTACTGAAGTGCTGCAAATAAGTTagcactttttactccactgcatttattTGACTGGTGTAATTACAATTGACTATGCAGATTACTACTCTACATGAAACATATATGATAATCTTAGAAAATATGCATTATTGAAGATGATAGCCGTGTGACCTCTTGTGTCTACTCGCGGCCACATTTCAGATGTCGGAGTTGTTAGCAGTTCCACCAAAAAGACATTTCTACTGTGAACTTCTCAGATGGCTTCATTTAAATAAGTGATTGTAGGTCCAAAGGGGTATAATGATCCAAACTAAGAtgagagaaaaaggcaaaatattAATACAGAATTTGTGAAGTAGAACtttgttgtttctcttttcctcttacATGAATCATTGCATGACCCCTTAGATTTCTCTTGATAAGACTACCATACTTTAAGGATTTTGTGTGAAGGACTTTTACTAGTAACGGAGTATTTACTCAAGTGACTGGGTAACAGAGATGCTAAACCTTTTACAGCTCAGACATGCACTTGACTTAAGATGGGATATTTGCTTTTTACATTAGATTATACCAGTGCATCTAATTAATTGATAactctttatgtttttgttatacTTGATTcaatggcatttcttttttcccagGTTTGGTGAGTAAAGTTTATCCCGTGGACCAGTTGGTGTCTGAAGCTGTTAAATGTGGCGAGAAAATTGCTGCCAACTCCAAACTGGTCTCTGCTATGGCTAAAGAGGCTGTTAATGCAGGTAGATAAAGTTGTTTCCTACTAATTTTGGATATCGTTAAACCTACTAAACtgaataaatttaaaatgtgtctgatttgtttcttcttctgattGCAGCTTTTGAAATGACTTTGGCTGAGGGCAATCATTTTGAGAAGCGCTTATTCCACTCTACCTTTGCTACAGTGAGTAGAAGAGCCCATCGGAGAGCATGTAAGGGGGGTTGGCTCTAATTTTGACAGTCCAGTcattatgtgtctgtttgtgtgtgtgtgtgtgtgtgtgtttgtttcctgcAGGGTGATCAGAAAGAAGGCATGACAGCTTTTGTGGAGAAGAGGAAGGCCAGTTTCCaggacagttaaaaaaaaaaaaaaaaaaaaaaaaagatgaagagctCAGCCAGGAGGTTCCTGATATCAGCGAGTAATTTCCTCATCTGAAATAAGTTGAATGATGCAAAAATCCTGATGATAGTGAAACATTGAAGATGTTTAAAGGATTTGGCACTTGAATGATTGCACAAGAGTGTCTTATCACAGCAAAGCTCTACCTGCTGAGGTTTGGAGTGCAGTGGGGTTCATACTATGATTACTGTCAATGTGTCATAGAAGGGAATCCGTCTCGATGACTTGTACTGACTTTTCGTTTTCATTTTCACTATCACATTTGTCTGCGTTTTGTAGTAAACTTATTTCtatgtacattttacaaataaatatctAGAGTGCTTTTCAGTACGGAGACATGACTAGAAATGGGAAGATGCATCTGCTGTATTTATTAACACTTTTTCTTACCACACCTTACTTATTTTAGATAATACAGAAGGATTGCATATACTTAGCCTTGAAAATCTGAAATATCCTATACAATTTGGTAGATAAGGTCAGTTACAAATCTGAAACTCACATCTCTGGATTCAGTTCACTCAGCGTCCAGGCAGTGTGTCCTTTACGGCGCTAGATGGCGctcttttgctcttttacaCAAAGGCACAGAAACTGGACCGTGTATAAATTCAGTGGGACTGCACCGGGTTTTATGCAGATGAGTGCTTCATTTAGTGCCAATGCCACCGAGTGTAATTGACACGAAAGGTCaagttattaaaataatgtgaaaagaAACCCGGGACCGGCTGTACAGAAACACATGCTTACTTGTCATCCAGCACAATATTtgtaatacaaatgtataaGCCTACAATTTGAACATCTTTTTATTAGGaatgaaggaaaatgaaatgatgatttcttaacttaaaataataaaaggcaCAGTGCAGGTTTGTACAGCAACAAATAACCAATGGGCTCAATTATAAGAGCTTAGCCCTATGACACAAACACCAGTGACGATGATTATCCCTGTAAGATTTACCTCGATTTAGAGGAAGTTATGTCATCCTCTCAGCATagcaaaaaagacagaaaaatgtaggctactcctgttttattgttgatAGGCCTATAAAATAGCCTTGATAGGATATATATGCCTAGCCTTTCAGATCTGTATGTTTGTCTCGCACATAACCTTTTGGCTGAAAATATTCTGGAACACATAAAACGATCATTTTGACTtcaaagaaaacagcagaaCAAATTTGATTAGTGTGCGCTTTCTTATGCCCCTCCAATCATAGCAAGgcaccttttttttcccccgaACTTCACACGGCGGCGCCCCGTATCTCCACAAGGCCATGGCctaattgattttaattttcattcaaTATTCCCCTGGAGCTTGCTTTCTTGTCAGCCCCTggaacaaaactttaaaaaggagGCGAAAAAAACTTGTCTCCTCACTCCGCGGGGAAGCACAAAAGTCTGCAGAAAGGGCCCGAAAAGAAGCTCCTCTTTGAGGCTACCGAAAggtcaaaataataaatgtagaCTCAATTGAGGCTCTCCACACAGACAAAGGGGGCAAAACGTTACATTTTGGCAGCGCAGGCCCTCATAGCGTGATAAACTCATTTAAAGAAGCCAACATAAAGAGAGAGCAGCATGGGACCAGAGAGTGAGAAAGGGGCTTTCAGTCCAGCAGACAGGCCTGGCTCCTGCAAGGGCTTTTCTCAGTAGCCTCCCATCACTCTCCAAAGACCACTCTCATATTCCTAAACTACACTGCCTCTGTGCATGCCAGTCAGTCCTGCAGGTGACTTTATCAAAGTGTTTGCTTCCTATTAATTTTCTCACTGATCTATGCATAGGCTACTCTTAAAATCATTCTATCATAATGCATAACTCAAAGCAAAGGGGTCAAAAACCTATTTACAGAAAAATGAAGCATCTAcaaatttgtttcatttaaaggGAACTATGTGGACCTAGATTCCGGTTAATAATAAACGTAAAGTTCCCTAGCAAAGGGTTTGTGTAATGTGATTTCTTCCTACACAATTAGCACCAAACTAACACACAGTGTTCTAGAGTTCAGAATAAGGCACACATCTCATATCCTAtagtgaaaaaaagcagaatgcaTTGTGGTTCTGGAATGCTGATATATAATGAGCATATACACAtttgcagatttaaaaacatgcaataaaGTACAGACATGGTCCTCCTGTTCAATATTAACAGCAGCTGTAGCCTTAAATGATTGTAAATTCACTAAGTAAGCCCAAACCTGCCATGCTGCTGGGACTTAACTTTTATGAAGGTTTTTTATATGCAGATCTGtagctttttttcttgctgtgtCACAGAACCATGTGCGGTCATAGAACGGATTCCTCAGCATTCTTTTTGCCATCCTGCTGAGAGGTTCTCTGGCTCAGATATAACAGGTTGGGTGGAGTTTTCATCCgacaaatattttcattatctcACATTCTTGGCACTAGAGACCGTGTCGAAGTAACACATTCCCCGGTGTCTGCTTTGAATTATGACCACCCAAGGGTGTCAGAGACCACATAGACCAAAGTTTAACTGACTGCAGTTTTGTCAGACTAATGACACATATAGCTAACCTTTTTTATAGCTTCATGTATCCTAGATAGGCTATAGGCCATGGCTTCCACAATGTCATTAGATAACTTTTACAGTTGCAAAAGGGACTGCACATTTTTGGAAAAGATTTAACACATGACGTAGGGGTATATTTTTGCcacatttcatataaatgaagTCATGTAACACTTACACTATTTGTGTAGCATATGTGCACCTGCCTTAGTTAATAGCCAAATCCTACAATGCTCCTACATGTTATGAagaaaactgaaataataacTCCTAAAAACTAGGATTACAAACATAGGCCTACTAATGATTGTGTTTGAGCGATGATATGAGCATATACTATTTACAATCTCAAATTTGTAAAAGCAACTCGACGCGGTCGCGCCTCTAACTAACCTGATCACATGAGGCCTGTCCTTGCATCTGCAGAGTTACACATCAAGTATCCACACCAGCTACACTCCTGTTCAGAAGGTGGCGGTAATGCACACcaaaaaaatgccataaaacgtcaaaagaagaagaagttccCGTCCGGCAGACCGGAACGTTGGCTTCGTGACCAGCATGAGTTACCACAGTAACGCACCATGAATGTATTAAGAGAACTAAACACACATGTGAGAATAGCAACTTTCTAAACGTCTTTTGTTGCttgttaatatgttttttgGTCTGCCAACATCATGGCAAGGATGCCTAGACGACTTTAACGAAACCGGAAGTAAACTGGAGTGGTCACTCCAGCACTGTCACTTTGCTTTTATCTTCTCAGTTGCTGCCATTGCAAGGAAAGAGTTTGGAGTGCTAGTATGGTCGTACTGAAAGGAATCCCTTCTGTTTTATCACCTGAAATGCTGTATGCTCTCGCTAAAATGGGCCACGGTGATGAACTGGGTATGATATTAAACACGGTCACACAGGAATTGCCTTTCTCGTAGGCTGTCCTTGCGCTGATAGCCCATAACGTGTATGTACTTAGGGCAGTAGGCTGAGTTCAAGTTGAAAACAGTGTAAAGAGTAACAGAGCAAGACTCACAGGACCATTGCCGTGTAGACTGGCAAAAGCCACAACTGGAACATGTTGAAGTCCATTAAGTCATTCTCAGactcagtgtttttctttctattttcagTTCTTGCGGATGTAAACTTTCCAGCATCTTCCATTTGTGCCAATGGTCCAAAAGAAATCAGAGCTGATGGTATGTACATACATCTGTctctaaataaaaatattgagtTACTGTGTATAGTGGGCTATTGATAACAGTAACTGATCTTTATGTAGGTTTAGGAATCCCACAGCTTTTGGAGGCCATTTTGAAGCTGTTGCCCCTGGATACCTATGTCCCCTCTCCGGTACAGAACCCATAAatctaaagtttaaaaaattcTGAGTGATGTCTTAATGGCAATAACGAGTACCTTTCCTTTTgctgtaggctacttttatCTTTTTGAATTTCATTAGGTGAATATGTGCTACTATGTTTCCACAGGCTGCAGTCATGGATCTGGTAGACAGTGACAAACAGAGAGGTCTAGATGTCCCTGTGTGGGGCACCTACACACGCCTCCTGGGTCAGGTTGGGTCTCAGGTAAAACAGACTGTCCACCTAATGATTAATGCCTTCAATCAGTGAGACGCAAAATGTTGTGTTCATTTGATTTCTGACTGTGTGGTGCTTTCTGTGTACATATAGTCTCCTCTTGAGAAGGTGGAAAGGTTTGCTTTCTATGAACGAGCCAAGAAAGCCTACGCTGTTGTGGCAACGGGGTGCGTATTCTTTCTGACTTCATTTGAATATCGTAGCTGAATGTTTTATCCTGTGTCTGTAAAATAGGTACAAAAGCATGCATCATTttgtagaagtaaaaaaaaaaaagacatatttgaGATTTAAGTTGTTTAAGTTTTTCAGAAAACTTGAGATGTAGGAGGTTATTCAGAGGTCTGGAACAAGGTTATTTGTTTTCGacaaataactttttaataattGGAGATTATGGTTTACACAGCAGAATGCTTTGAAATCTCCAcaaatttcttattttttcaaacatgtctgtaaaaataaacctaaaataaataaataaaaatgttcctctGCTTTGGCTTCACAGGGAAACATCTCTGTATGGGAACCTGATACTGAAGAAGGGGGTCATTCCTGCTGAGCTGCTGcagtgatacacacacacacacatattgtaaaGTAATGATGATCCAATGATTTCAGTTACAACTGTAATTTTTTCTCATGAACATCAGGAGAAGGTGAATATTTTTGCATAAAACACATGTTCCATTTTGTGTAGTTTTGACCACATGGTGTGAGttgaaaacataatttgttCCTGGTTATGTGTAATTACTACTGTAAATATTATCTAATAAATCTCCGGTTTACATGGAGCAGaaatgattttgtatttttgtaactACCATTATGCatatatttcaataaataaaacacattaagtCTTTGATATGTATGTTAAAGCATATTTATTGTCAGATTGagatgtgtttattattaaggACAGTATTAACGTAGTCAAATTACACTTCTAATATATTCAGCTTTGTCAGTGTCTGATCTGAAATGATTCGGATCTACACAGGTTGATTTGTTGAAGGATCAGCGGTGGTAGAGGTCGTCCAGATCCTCCTCTGGTTCGCTGTGCTTTCTCTGAGACGGTAAATACACAGGAGCGGCAGCTTTAGTATCATCTTGGTAAGGGATGAGCTTCAGAGGATCTTTGTGGTACAGGTCGTCCATGTCCTCCTCTGGTTGAAGGTGAACTCTGACCTCACTTTCACCCATGACCTCACGGCTCAGCAACTCCATCTGCACAGGTGGACCCTGGTTGTCATGGTGATACAGCTCATCCTCATCCTTTTCTAGTTCAGACTGTGCAACGCGGACCTCTTCTCCAGCTTTGTATTTAGCCACCTTGAAATCAGGGTGGTCGATGGCATCTTTATCCTCCTCTGGTTCCTGATTGTACTTTATGTTGGCATCTTCCCGCCAGGGCTCTGCCTGGAAGTCGGCAGCAGGGAAGGCATCCCGATTTGGGATTTGAACTTTGAGGAGATCGACCATTGAAGGATGGTACAACTCATCCAAGTCTTCTTCGGCTTTCAGGGGCTGTTTGCCCTGTCCTGTCATACTCTTCCAAATCATCATGCTAGGGTCGATGTCATAGTCTGTCTGATCCATGTCCTCTGGAGGCTCCACTTCCACTCCCCAGGGCATCTTTCCTTTGTCATCTATGGACCTGAGATAAAAAATCATGCAATCTCAGTCTGCATTTCCTTAGTCCAAGAGACAGTTAGTCACTTTAGGTTTAGTTTAAGGAAATTAAAACTTACATAACTGTATCCTGGAATGCTTCATCTGTGAGTTTGTTCTGAGAAAAGAGCAGAAATATTATACGACTGTCCAAAAACGAACACGTTTGTCATTTTAACTATATCAGGAATAATTTATCATATGACTCAAAGCTGTACAGTCTACAGTGTAATGTTCTGGACAGCCAGGAGCAATATATACATACCCAGGGTTTATATGGCTTTGCTGTGATGCCAAAtatcagagaaaaacagactatTTGAGAAAACCTACAAGTAAAGACACTCTGGATTAAAGTGTGTGACAGACATTACACAACAGATCCTTATCCGGTCAAAGAAACAAACCATTAACCATTAATATCACCAGATTAACAACGATCAGAGTCAGAAACTCTTTGAAGAAATCTTACCTGAACATGTTTGCTTTCAGCTCAACGTTTTGGATCTGAACGAGAAATTTTCACTTCACATTCTGTGAAAACGAAGGGCCAAAGTTCCACCAATAAAccagttatatattttttgaccTTTGCATCCTCTGAATACAGTAGTGTCAGCTGTAAGTAATTTACTGCTTTGAGCAATACGTTGTCCACATTTTAGTTCCTCTGCGCCAATGATTAATTTACAACTAAATTCCTCATTCTATCATTAAGTCTAATAAGTGTGAATGCACTGTATAGATCTGTTCTTAAATCTGTCCTGAAAAAGATTAATTTCACTCTTGGTTTACTTcatctttgttattttactCTGTTCTGATCAAAGTGAACTTGTTTATGATTTCTTGCACGCAGATGCAGTTGAATTCTATGCTGATCTAATACACTCATTCAGTCTGATAACTAGGCTACATTAATCTTCCTTGTCAGCAATCAGTCAGTGATTGCAATGTTATTACACCCTATGGCTTTAAAGCTGAGGTTTTATCATGAGACAATTTTTATCTTGCAGTAATAGCTTCTCCAATCCTCTTCAGAGGGTTGTCCCTTAACCGGGGCTCAATGTAACTACAGCGTAAAAGAAAGTCCGTCTTTGTTTCAGATCATGTAGAATTCAGAATGCAGCAGTTTGCCTTGGGCCctctatttaatatttataagcAGTACATAAATATTCAATTAATAGTTAATAACCCACTAAAAGGTAGTAGTGTGCAGCAGTAGGTTTTATTAATATACAGTTTTTGCCCTCAATAACGTCTCCTGacatatttatactttaataCTTTGCTTATAACTGCATTAAAGTGTGTTATAAACCAtatattaaatgtatatatactgctaatacatgctaaaaaaaaagtgttaacaaatttgtttattcatgtttcttTCATAATTCACTGTGTACTGCTGGTTGCGGTAACTCACAGAGCTCCTAGCATGGCTGTAAACTCTTGGTCTCGTTTTCATGTACCTAGGTCTCCCTTGACAACGAGATTTCAATCTCAGTGGGATTTACctgattaaataaaggttataatAATATGGCAGATAACcttgttgttttcctgttttctgcTATTGCAGAAGCTGAGACCTGACTATTGTTCATTCTTTGGAGGCTCAGTGTGTGTCATTTATTtgtacacaacacaacataataAACTTAAGCTTTACTTGATGTATGTGTATGCTAttttttcttcagcagggacagggtGCATAAGAATGCATCTTATTCAGAGTTGTATGAAAAGTCAAGTCTTGTTTACGTATAATATTACCATAAAGCAGCGATACACATACTCCTTTTGCTTGTCTTACTTTCACAGAAACTTTCTCAGACAGACTCCCTCCTGCATACAGCTTCAATCGTTTAAAAAGGCTAATTACCTTTCACTGCAGGAGGACAGATTGGAGGAAGATGATCAGTCTGTGATCTTTGCGCCAGTCAAAATGCTTACTGAAGCAACTGTTGAATATGTCAGCTCTAATCTACATCCATGCCAAAATCATAATATATCACACTGTAAAACTGTTTTGGAATAAAACTGCTTTTTTAGGGATGTGTGAGTATTTATAAACTAATTTAAACTACTACAATGTAACAATTCACATTTCACAGTTTCAGCGTCTGGCGGGCCCACTATCAAGCTGCTGAGAGGCAGCTTGTGAGAGTTTACATCTTTAGGAGACCGTTAGGACTGTAGAACTCTTTGCTGACCTCTTTCACTGTTCATACAACAAAAGGAGAGTCATTAAGTCAACATATGGGTTCATAATGTCTCATGACAACAGGATTCAGCACACATACTACATAaccactcacaaacacacaatgtacCATATAACaggagcagacagacacaccacacacttCCTGCTCTGTTCCAAGGATGGCTCCACTGCGTCTGCTGGTTATCTGCCCTCTCTATCAGATCCATATGTACAAGTCCAATGTTACCCCTCGACTAGCCCCACTCCTAGGTCACTGAGTGGTCTACTATAAAAAGGCTTTTTCCTAAGCAAGCAAATGCCAAACATCTTCAAGATGTTTGAGAATGGTTAtactttttttggaaatatgcttTTTCGCTAaaaattagatgagaagattgatagaGATTGGTACAAATCTCTTTTAACTCTACGCAAAAAAGTGAATAAGAGTATTTCCAAAGATGTCAATTTTTTCTTTACAGAAGACTGTCTCCTTGAAGCTGTAAAAACATTGCGGCTAGATTCATGCTGGTGATACTGTGCACTGGCCGTTAAAGTGACATTGAGTAGTATGATGTGAGCCATTATGTAAATGTTCTGTCGGTCTCCCAGAAACCACAGCTTTGGGAGAAGACATCCCGCTACTCCAAGCCTTGAAAGTGAGATTTGATGGATAAAGTGTGCTGAAGCTTCTACCAATCCACCCCCTGTGTCCCACACACATCAGTAAAACGGCTTTCATGTGAAGCCCAGACGCCTGGCATCTACCAGCACAGATTGACCACAGGACTCTGCTCCCTGAACTTTTGATGGTCCCACAGGCTTACAGGAAAACACTCTCCTTTGTGGTTTAACCAGCTTCTGGTTGGCAGAGAGCTGAGGCTCAGCAAAGGAATTGCTCTCTATCAAACTGAATTGTGTCTCGATCACTCCACTATAAGCTGATGAAGTATCCGAAAGTTTAAAAGCAGTAGTGCTTTTAGTCAAAAAGTTGGAGGTAGTTTTTCAGAACAACACTGTTAAGTCTGTGTGACACAGGAGCAGCAGGAATACCAATGTGTGAACTTTAAATTGCATGCATTCAGATTCAGGcgttttgaaatatgtgaagTTGTACTGCATAGTTTTTGTCGCCCCCATGAAGAAATGACTAAGTAATGACAGCAAAACTGtgggcgcgtccacatgatacaagccttctgtgattgtGCACAGCCCCCACCCCTCTTCCACGCAGTTGCCAGTAACCAAGTAGGGAACAGAGTATTAAAAAACATGAGGCACTCTACataagaggtaattatcttaaTTTGAGTGTCTGCacacgacacaatcttctgaacaaagccatactgagaaataacgagagagttgtgtggagctgatactcctaattagctttgtagcaactcatttggcaatggcttgaatgtaacggatggtCATTGATATGAAAAATATATGCACTAAAGCTTAAATATTGAAACGTTTTAAGGGAATAGTAGCTTGTCCTTTTTACACAGTTTTGCACAAATTGAAGAAATAAGATTATGTTAATTTGTGAGTTTAAGTgttgctggtaggcagatttatttgcctttggacagagccaggctaactAGTTTTCcctgtttctagtctttgtgctacactaagctaaccggctgctggcgTAGCATCATTTTTACCATTCAGATATAACATATCCATTTACATGTACATATGTCTTTTGGCTCAAAGAAAAGCAGTGCTTTCACTATAAAAATACAGCTAAATCAGAATGTAACATCAACAGGAATGTTTATCGCTTTGACATAAAAAGACTACAAACAGTTAAATGTTATCTCTCTGGGATGATATATGGCCCATATCTGACGATGAGTTTACCGACCTTCTTATGGTGGTGAAGCAGTTTATGTAGTGTAATTATAAAGCCTGtagacaaaacaagcacttgACGGTGGAATATTTTCTAATGAGCCCCAGCTCCTCTTCTTTCAAATTGGCTGCAGGTGATGTAACGATAATTTATATGTGGTGTGTAAAGATTGTGCACTGACACCTCTAGAAGCCATCAGAGTCTTGGTTTAATGTATGCTTGAGCAAATATGTTTCCCTCTTCCAGTCATACTGCATACTTCTGCttgtacaaagaaaataaaagggcAACAATAAAGACCAGAACAAGTGGGAGTTGTCAGCAGGTAATGATCGC
This portion of the Etheostoma cragini isolate CJK2018 chromosome 17, CSU_Ecrag_1.0, whole genome shotgun sequence genome encodes:
- the echs1 gene encoding enoyl-CoA hydratase, mitochondrial, which gives rise to MAFLCRSAASLLKSPRAAPAVLSACRLYSSGGQYEYILVEKRGEKSDVGFIQLNRPKALNALCEGLMKELKQALDVFEADGEVGAIVITGSDRAFAAGADIKEMQNKTFQDCYRADFLAHWNRVSQSKKPVIAAVNGFALGGGCELAMMCDIIYAGEKAQFGQPEILLGTIPGSGGTQRLTRAVGKSLAMEMVLTGDRINAQDAKQSGLVSKVYPVDQLVSEAVKCGEKIAANSKLVSAMAKEAVNAAFEMTLAEGNHFEKRLFHSTFATGDQKEGMTAFVEKRKASFQDS
- the fuom gene encoding fucose mutarotase, producing MVVLKGIPSVLSPEMLYALAKMGHGDELVLADVNFPASSICANGPKEIRADGLGIPQLLEAILKLLPLDTYVPSPAAVMDLVDSDKQRGLDVPVWGTYTRLLGQVGSQSPLEKVERFAFYERAKKAYAVVATGETSLYGNLILKKGVIPAELLQ
- the si:ch211-217g15.3 gene encoding uncharacterized protein si:ch211-217g15.3; protein product: MFRFSQIVCFSLIFGITAKPYKPWNKLTDEAFQDTVMSIDDKGKMPWGVEVEPPEDMDQTDYDIDPSMMIWKSMTGQGKQPLKAEEDLDELYHPSMVDLLKVQIPNRDAFPAADFQAEPWREDANIKYNQEPEEDKDAIDHPDFKVAKYKAGEEVRVAQSELEKDEDELYHHDNQGPPVQMELLSREVMGESEVRVHLQPEEDMDDLYHKDPLKLIPYQDDTKAAAPVYLPSQRKHSEPEEDLDDLYHR